The following coding sequences lie in one Heyndrickxia oleronia genomic window:
- a CDS encoding patatin-like phospholipase family protein codes for MMKPKIGLALGSGGARGFAHLGVLKVLEENKITIDYLAGSSMGALVAVFYSFGHSMEQLIKISTAFKRKYYLDFTIPKMGFIAGNRVKDLIKTFTHNKNLEDLQIPVQVVATDLIKGEKVVFAQGPIADAVRASLSIPGIFVPEKVNDRLLVDGGVIDRVPISVVKEMGSDIIIGVDVSRVKKDAEITNIYDVIMQSIDILQMEALANHEGASDIFIQPDASHYDSRAFTNIEEIIKIGEEETKKFIPEIRQMIEEWKVNKENET; via the coding sequence GTGATGAAACCAAAAATAGGCTTAGCATTAGGTTCCGGTGGGGCGCGCGGATTTGCTCATTTAGGTGTGCTAAAAGTTTTAGAAGAAAATAAGATAACTATTGATTATCTTGCAGGAAGCAGTATGGGAGCACTCGTTGCTGTTTTTTATAGTTTTGGACATAGTATGGAACAACTAATAAAAATTTCTACCGCTTTTAAACGTAAATACTATTTAGACTTTACCATCCCAAAAATGGGGTTTATTGCCGGGAATAGGGTAAAGGATTTAATAAAAACATTTACGCATAATAAAAATTTGGAGGATTTACAAATTCCTGTTCAAGTAGTCGCTACCGATTTAATCAAAGGAGAGAAAGTTGTTTTCGCACAAGGTCCAATTGCCGATGCAGTTCGTGCAAGTTTATCAATTCCGGGAATATTTGTTCCAGAAAAGGTGAATGATCGTTTATTAGTTGATGGTGGAGTTATTGATCGTGTTCCCATATCTGTAGTTAAAGAGATGGGATCAGATATTATAATCGGTGTAGATGTTTCCAGAGTGAAAAAGGATGCTGAAATCACAAATATTTATGATGTGATTATGCAGAGTATTGATATCCTTCAAATGGAGGCTTTGGCTAATCATGAGGGTGCATCAGATATCTTTATTCAACCAGATGCTTCACACTATGATTCACGTGCTTTTACAAATATCGAAGAAATCATTAAGATAGGAGAAGAGGAAACGAAAAAATTCATCCCAGAAATAAGGCAAATGATAGAGGAATGGAAGGTGAATAAAGAGAATGAAACGTAA